The sequence GTGACTTAGAGCATTACCTCGTAAAGTCCGCAGGTTATGCGCGGGCATGGGCAGAACAACGCCAGCTTAGAGGCAAACAAGCATCAATAAGCCAAGGCATTTTCCATGGCCTCGGCTGTTTTATAAAAATGTATGTGCTTAAAGCCGGCTTTCTCGATGGCAAACAAGGTTTTTTATTGAGCGTACTGTCTGCCCATTCGACCTTTGTGAAATACGCTGACTTATGGATTAATACACATACTCACGGGCCCAAGGAGTAATAGCACTCGCTACCTCGGCCATGTCCACTTGGCTCATGTCCTCCACTTGGGCATTCGCCGGCGGATGAAAAGCCAAGTGGCGGCCTTCGCTATTCAGGGGCCGCCAACGCAGTGGCGTGGCCGAGCGGCGCAGCGGGAAAAAGCCCACCGTGGGTACATCCAATGCCGCCGCTATGTGCAGCGGGCCTGTGCTACCGGCTATAAACAAGCTGCCACAGGCTAGTAGTCGGCAGAAATCCGGTAGGGGCAAGTCATGGGCCAGCACTGCCCTTTGACCGACAGCGTCTGGACCAACTGCGTCTACCACCTGTTGCGCCAACGCTTGCTCGCCAGGGCCTGCGGTGAGCACGGTTTGTAGCTGCGGATAAGCGGCTTGTAGGCGACGAGTCAAATCTGCATATTGGCTGATAGATAAGTTATTGGCCGAGCCACCGCTGCCGGCGTGCACCAATAACCAAGGCTGGTCGGCGGCTATGCCTAATTGCTGCGCTTGGGCGATTTTAAAATCCGTTAACTCGGCGGTATCAAAGCTTAGATAAGGCGCCTGAGGCTCATTAATGGCCAGTTGATTATGCTGCAAAAAAGTGCGCACCAGATCTAGGTTATATTCATATTCGGGCTTAGCCGATTGGGAGCGTCGTTGCTTAACTCTGTGGTTATACAACATTTGGGCTAGCTTGGTGGCCGGCGCCCAACGTTGCTTAATGCCGGCTTGCCACATTAGCTTAGCGTTGCGAAAATTTGAGAACAAGCAGATAACAGCGTCGAATTTCCCGGCTTTAAGCACATTGAGTAGCGCTTGTTGCTCACCGGCAGCTTTGCCTGGGTCGATGATCACCTCGTCGATACTGGGGCACAGCTCGGCTAAGGGCTGAGTATAACCGGGTACTAACGCTGTGATATGGCAATCAGTAGACGCTTTTAGCAAGGCGAATGCAGGCCACGCCAGCATAAAGTCGCCAATCTTATCGTTACGTACTACTAAAACTCGTTTTGTCACCTTGCTCTCCCACTGGCCGTTATGCGGTACTATTCTACCTCAAGCATTCTACCTCAAACTTTCTGACGGTTGCGCAATTATAAGGAACCAGCATGAGCACTCGAGTTATTTATCCCGGCACCTTCGATCCCATTACCAATGGGCATTTAGATTTAATTGAGCGTGCCTCACAACTGTTTGGCGAAGTAATAGTGGGCGTAGCGTTTAGCCCCAGTAAGAGACCCATGTTTGAGCTAGCAGAAAGAGTGAGCTTAATTCAGGCCGTGACGCAGCAGTTGCCTAATGTGACTGTGGTGGGTTTTTCTGGCTTGTTGATCGACTTGGCTAAAGACCATAACGCCAAGGTATTAGTACGGGGTTTACGCGCCGTGTCAGACTTTGAATATGAATTTCAGCTGGCCAATATGAATCGCCGCCTGATGCCGGAATTAGAAAGCGTATTTTTAACGCCCGCCGAAGAAAACTCTTTTATTTCTTCGACCTTAGTGAAAGAAGTAGCCATTCACGGCGGCGATATCAGCCAATTTGTACCCGACGCGGTAGCTCAAGCCGTTACGTTGAAGTTAGCCTCTAGCACCTAACTTCCAGCTAAGACCAAGAACAACCCCCAATCCATTTTTGCAACGGAAGAACACGGAATCTACGGAAAAATTAAGCTGAGATAAGATAGAAAAGTGCCAAGACCTTGTTATTGGTAAATCTAGAACCAAGCCTAAGCGGTCAGCTAAAGCGCACGGCGTCTGTAGCCTGGCGCTTTAGCTGCAAGTCCTGAGAAGCAGGATAGTTTGGTCTTACCAATTAAATCCCTTTAAGATCTGATCTCTATTTTTCCGTGCTTATCGTAAACAGAGAATGTGGGCTCCGTTGCAGATAAATCTTTAGTCTTTTTCGGGCTAGGCCTGGAATGGCCCCGAATAAGTAGACACTTCTTCAGAGTGAGGAAGTGTATGCAATACCAAACCAAACGTAAATTTAGTAATGAATTTAAGCGGGAAGCCGTTAAACCCTCTGTTTCATCACCTAAAACATTAGCTGAAATCTCCAGTGAACTAGGGGTGCATCCGAACGTATTAAGCCGTTGGCGTCGAGAGTGGATAATGGACAAACCAGATTCGAAACAGGATAAGCCCGTTAAAAATGAAGGGCCAGATAAAAGCCTGCGTCAGTTAGAGCAAGAGAATAAGCGTCTTAAGAAAAAGCTAGAGCGCGCTGAACTGGAGCTCGATATCTTAAAAAAGCTGGAAGAGTACGCTACCAAGACACGGCGATAAAATTTGCCTTCATCGACCGGTATCGCAGCATGAGCTGGACGGTACTGGTGATGTGTCGCGTACTCCAGGTATCTCGTGCGGGTTTTTATTGTTGGAAGCAGCGCCAACGACAGCCTTCGGTTCAGGCGGAGCGTCATCGCAGTCTGCTCGCCTTTTTATTGACTGAAGCTGAACAGCAACATGGTATTGCGGGTTATCGGAAATTGTGGCGCGAAGCGGTTGACCAAGGCTTTGCTTGTGGTAAGAATCAAGTGCAACGCTTATTACAGAGTGTGGGCTACCGTTCTTGTGTCGCGCCAAAGCCCGGGCACCGTAAACATAAGCCAGGCATCGCTGCGACGCCGAATCTGTTAAACCGACAGTTTACGGTTGCAGAAGAGAACCGTGTTTGGGTGTCAGATATAACTCAAATACGCTGTGAAGAAGGCTGGCTCTATCTGGCGGTGATAATCGACCTTGCTACCAGACAGGTAGTGGGCAAGGCTCAAGGGCCGGTTAATAGTGCTGAATTAGTGATTAAGGCCTTAAAGCAGGCTTGGAAGAATCAGAAGCCTGATGGCCGTGAGCTGATGTTCCACTCAGACCAGGGCAGCCAATATCATTGTATGGCGACCATGACGTGGTTGAATAAACGTAAAGTGACTATCAGCATGTCTCGCCGGGGAAACTGCTGGGATAATGCGTGTTCAGAAAGCTTTTTTGCTTTACTGAAAAAGGAATGGACCCGCCGTTTAGGGCTGTTAACTCGTAAAGAGATGGCAGAAGAAATACACTTCTACATCACGCAGTATTACCACAAAGTAAGATAACACACCGCGCAGGGAGGATTAACCCCCAACGCATATGTGCAGCAACTTAATGCTGCTTAAACGGGTGTCTACTTTAGTCGGGCCATTCCAGCCTCACACCTTACGATTCACGCCTCACCGCTTCTACCATGATAAACTAGCGGTTTTCTGAGGAATATTTTAATGCGCCTAACTATACATAACTTGAGCCAGATCCCTGAACTGCATCAAGCCCATGTAAACCTTATTTTACAAGGCCGTGACCTGCCCGAACAGGCGCAATTTTACTTGGCCACCTTTAATGACAGAGCCGTGGCGCTGGCTTGGCGTGACCAAACCGCGCTGGGGTTTATTGCCGTGCGCGATATTACGCGCCGCCGTGGCATAGGCCAAGAGCTACTGGCCCACATTAAACGGGACGCCAAGGCTCAAGGCGTAGACCAGCTCACATGTAACTCGGCTCAAGCGCCGGCAGCTCAACAAGCAGAGTTAGTGGCATTTTTACAGGCTCAAGGCTTTAACGGCCCAACAGCAATGCTAAGCTGTAATTTAGAGTAAATCCCCGCAGCGTTAAGGAGA comes from Oceanisphaera profunda and encodes:
- a CDS encoding glycosyltransferase family 9 protein, producing MLAWPAFALLKASTDCHITALVPGYTQPLAELCPSIDEVIIDPGKAAGEQQALLNVLKAGKFDAVICLFSNFRNAKLMWQAGIKQRWAPATKLAQMLYNHRVKQRRSQSAKPEYEYNLDLVRTFLQHNQLAINEPQAPYLSFDTAELTDFKIAQAQQLGIAADQPWLLVHAGSGGSANNLSISQYADLTRRLQAAYPQLQTVLTAGPGEQALAQQVVDAVGPDAVGQRAVLAHDLPLPDFCRLLACGSLFIAGSTGPLHIAAALDVPTVGFFPLRRSATPLRWRPLNSEGRHLAFHPPANAQVEDMSQVDMAEVASAITPWAREYVY
- the coaD gene encoding pantetheine-phosphate adenylyltransferase — encoded protein: MSTRVIYPGTFDPITNGHLDLIERASQLFGEVIVGVAFSPSKRPMFELAERVSLIQAVTQQLPNVTVVGFSGLLIDLAKDHNAKVLVRGLRAVSDFEYEFQLANMNRRLMPELESVFLTPAEENSFISSTLVKEVAIHGGDISQFVPDAVAQAVTLKLASST
- a CDS encoding IS3 family transposase (programmed frameshift), which gives rise to MQYQTKRKFSNEFKREAVKPSVSSPKTLAEISSELGVHPNVLSRWRREWIMDKPDSKQDKPVKNEGPDKSLRQLEQENKRLKKKLERAELELDILKKLEGVRYQDTAIKFAFIDRYRSMSWTVLVMCRVLQVSRAGFYCWKQRQRQPSVQAERHRSLLAFLLTEAEQQHGIAGYRKLWREAVDQGFACGKNQVQRLLQSVGYRSCVAPKPGHRKHKPGIAATPNLLNRQFTVAEENRVWVSDITQIRCEEGWLYLAVIIDLATRQVVGKAQGPVNSAELVIKALKQAWKNQKPDGRELMFHSDQGSQYHCMATMTWLNKRKVTISMSRRGNCWDNACSESFFALLKKEWTRRLGLLTRKEMAEEIHFYITQYYHKVR
- a CDS encoding acetyl-CoA sensor PanZ family protein, whose translation is MRLTIHNLSQIPELHQAHVNLILQGRDLPEQAQFYLATFNDRAVALAWRDQTALGFIAVRDITRRRGIGQELLAHIKRDAKAQGVDQLTCNSAQAPAAQQAELVAFLQAQGFNGPTAMLSCNLE